The genomic window GTACCGGGGACCGCACCCCCCCCTAACCTGCCCCCTGTACCGGGGACCGCACCCCCCCCTAACCTGCCCCCTGTACCGGGGACCGCACCCCCCCCTAACCTGCCCCCTGTACCGGGGACCGCACCCCCCCCTAACCTGCCCCCTGTACCGGGGACCGCACCCCACCTGCCCCCTGTAccggggatccccccccccctaacctgcCCCCTGTAccggggatccccccccccctaacctgcCCCCTGTACCGGGGATCCCCGCCCCCTGTAccggggatccccccccccctaacctgcCCCCTGTACCGGGGATCCCCCCCCCCTAACCTGTCCCCTGTACCGGGGATCCCCCCCCCTAACCTGCCCCCTGTACCGGGGATCCTCCCCCCCCCTAACCTGTCCCCTGTACCGGGGATCCCCCCCCCTAACCTGCCCCCTGTACCGGGGATCCTCCCCCCCCCTAACCTGCCCCCTGTAccggggatccccccccccccctaacctgcCCCCTGTAccggggatccccccccccctaacctgcCCCCTGTAccggggatcccccccccccctaacctgcCCCCTGTAccggggatcccccccccccctaacctgcCCCCTCACACATACTGGGGACTACCCTCGGAGCTCTCAgggccctcccctttgtggtcCCGCCCTCGGAGCTCTCAgggccctcccctttgtggtcCCGCCCTCGGAGCTCTCAgggccctcccctttgtggtcCCGCCCTCGGAGCTCTCAgggccctcccctttgtggtcCCGCCCTCGGAGCTCTCAGGGCCCTCCCCTTTGTTGTCTCCCCTCACAGATGGGAAGCCGATGTTGCGTCAAGGAGACACTGGAGACTGGATCGGGACGTTCCTTGGCCACAAGGGGGCGGTGTGGGGTGCCACGCTGAATAAGAACGCTACTAAGGCGGCTACAGCGGCGGCGGACTTCACAGCGTAAGtgtgagctctgctacattgggGCCATATCGGGGAACAGTGGCAGCACATGGCGTCACCCTCAGTATCTCTCTCCTGGCAGGAAGGTGTGGGACGCGGTGACCGGGGAGGAGCTCATCACACTGGCACATAAACACATTGTGAAGAGTGTGGACTTCACCCAGGTAAGGGAGGGGCTTCAcccaggggagggaggggcaagggagaggcttcacctgggggagggaggggcaagggagaggcttcacctgggggaggggcaggcaagggagaggcttcacctgggggaggggcaagggagaggcttcatctgggggaggggcaagggagaggcttcatctgggggaggggcaagggagaggcttcaccagggggaggggcaagggagaggcttcaccagggggaggggcaagggagaggcttcacctgggggagggaggggcaagggagaggcttcaccagggggagggaggggcaagggagaggcttcatctgggggaggggcaagggagaggcttcacctgggggagggaggggcaagggagaggcttcatctgggggaggggcaagggagaggcttcacctgggggagggaggggcaagggagaggcttcacctgggggaggggcaagggagaggcttcatctgggggagggaggggcaagggagaggcttcacctgggggagggaggggcaagggagaggcttcacctgggggagggagggggcaagggagaggcttcacctgggggagggaggggcaagggagaggcttcacctgggggagggaggggcaagggagaggcttcacctggggggagggaggggcaagggagaggcttcacctgggggagggaggggcaagggagaggcttcacctggggagggaggggcaagggagaggcttcacctgggggagggaggggcaagggagaggcttcacctgggggagggaggggcaagggagaggcttcacctggggggagggaggggcaagggagaggcttcacctgggggagggaggggcaagggagaggcttcacctggggagggaggggcaagggagaggcttcacctgggggagggaggggcaagggagaggcttcacctgggggagggaggggcaagggagaggcttcacctgggggagggaggggcaagggagaggcttcacctgggggagggaggggcaagggagaggcttcacctgggggagggaggggcaagggagaggcttcacctgggggagggaggggcaagggagaggcttcacctgggggagggaggggcaagggagaggcttcacctgggggagggaggggcaagggagaggcttcacctgggggagggaggggcaacGGGCGCGGCTTCACCTGGGGGTgggaggggcaagggagaggcttcacctgggggagggaggggcaagggagaggcttcacctgggggagggaggggcaagggagaggcttcacctgggggagggaggggcaagggagaggcttcaccagggggagggaggggcaagggagaggcttcaactgggggagggaggggcaagggagaggcttcacctgggggagggaggggcaagggagaggcctTCACCTGGGGAgggaggggcaagggagaggcttcacCTGGGGAGGGAGGGGCAAGGGAGAGCTTCACCTGGGGAGGGAGGGCAGGGAGAGGCTTCaacctgggggagggaggggcaagggagaggcttcacctgggggagggagtggcaagggagaggcttcacctgggggaggggaggggcaagggagaggcttcacctgggggagggaggggcaagggagaggcttcacctgggggagggaggggcaagggaggagagcttcacctggggagagggaggggcaagggagaggcttcacctgggggagggaggggcaaagggagaggcttcacctgggggagggaggggcaagggagaggcttcacctgggggagggaggggcaagggagaggcttcaccagggggagggaggggcaagggagaggcttcacctgggggagggagggaggggcaagggagaggcttcaccagggggagggaggggcaagggagaggcttcatattggggaggggcaagggagaggcttcatctgggggaggggcaagggagaggcttcatcttggggaggggcaagggagaggcttcatctgggggaggggcaagggagaggcttcatctggggaggggcaagggagaggcttcatctgggggagggaggggcaagggagaggcttcacctgggggagggaggggcaagggagaggcttcatctgggggagggaggggcaagggagaggcttcacCTGGGGGAGGGAagggcaagggagaggcttcatctgggggagggaggggcaagggagaggcttcatctgggggagggaggggcaagggagaggcttcatctgggggagggaggggcaagggagaggcttcatctgggggagggaggggcaagggagaggcttcacctgggggagggaggggcaagggagaggcttcacctgggggagggaggggcaagggagaggcttcacctgggggaggggcaagggagaggcttcacctgggggagggaggggcaagggagaggcttcatctgggggagggaggggcaagggagaggcttcacctggggtaggggcaagggagaggattcatctgggggaggggcaagggtgAGGCTTCatctgggggagggaggggcaagggagaggcttcatctgggggaggggcaagggagaggcttcaccagggggagggaggggcaagggagaggcttcatctgggggagggaggggcaagggagaggcttcaTCTGGGAGAgggaggggcaagggagaggcttcaTCTGGGAGAgggaggggcaagggagaggcttcagccgggggagggaggggcagggGGTGGCTTGTGCTGTGGCATCGGGCTGACTGTGTCTCCTCTTCCAGGACAGTAATCACCTGCTCACGGGAGGACAGGACAAGCTGCTGCGCATCTATGACCTGAGCAAACCTGAGGCCGGTACGTGAGGTTACTGTTTTcacccatccccctcctcctcgttGGCTGTAGtggcggccccctcctcctcctcctcgttgGCTGTAGTGGcggcggccccctcctcctccttctctccggCAGCTGTAGTGGCGGCGGCCCCCTTCTCCTCATTCTCTCGGGCGGCTGTAGTGGcggcggccccctcctcctcctcgttgGCTGTAGTGGCGGGGgcccctcttctcctccttctctcggGCGGCTGTAGTGGcggcggccccctcctcctcctcgttgGCTGTAGTGGCGGCGgcccctcttctcctccttctctcggGCGGCTGTAGTGGcggcggccccctcctcctcctcgttgGCTGTAGTGGCGGcggcccccttctcctcctcctctcggcGGCTGTAGTGGCGGCggccccctcctctgctgtagTGTTGGTCAGTGTCTTACCTCAACAGATCCGGAGCAGATCGGCGGTCACACTTCTGCCATAAAGAAGGCGCTGTGGTACAATGATGACCGACAGATCATATCTGCTGCTGACGACAAGACGGTGCGGTGAGTGACCCTACCAGGGGGTGGGGGTTACAGGCGGCTACTCCTGGTGTGTGATGGGGGGCTAGTTACAGGCGGCTTCCCCTGGTGTGTGATGGGGGGCTAGTTACAGGCGGCTTCCCCTGGTGTGTGATGGGGGGCTAGTTACAGGCGGCTTCCCCTGGTGTGTGATGGGGGGCTAGTTACAGGCGGCTTCCCCTGGTGTGTGATGGGGGGCTAGTTACAGGCGGCTTCCCCTGGTGTGTGATGGGGGGCTAGTTACAGACTGCTTCCCCTGGTGTGTGATGGGGGGCTTTGTTACAGGCGACCCCTGGTGTGTGATGGGGGGCTAGTTACAGGCGGCTTCCCCTGGTGTGTGATGGGGGGCTAGTTACAGGCGGCTTCCCCTGGTGTGTGATGGGGGCTAGTTACAGGCGGCTTCCCCTGGTGTGTGATGGGGGGCTAGTTACAGGCGGCTTCCCCTGGTGTGTGATGGGGGGCTAGTTACAGGCGGCTTCCCCTGGTGTGTGATGGGGGGCTAGTTACAGGCGGCTTCCCCTGGTGTGTGATGGGGGGCTAGTTACAGGCGGCTTCCCCTGGTGTGTGATGGGGGGCTAGTTACAGGCGGCTTCCCCTGGTGTGTGATGGGGGGCTTTGTTACAGGCGACCCCTGGTGTGTGATGGGGGGCTAGTTACAGACGGCTTCCCCTGGTGTGTGATGGGGGGCTTTGTTACAGGCGACCCCATGTGGTTGCCCCCCACCATAACACTCTGCTTGGTCCCTCAGGCTATGGGATAGGGTCAGCATGACCGAGGTGAAGACCCTCAACTTCAAcctgtcagtcagcagcatgGAGTACATCCCGGAGGGGGAGACGCTGCTCATAACCTACGGGAGGACCATCTCCCTCTATAACACCTCCaggtactgccccccccccccccctcactgggGGTTATGCTCTGtctctctcctctgtatatatggggctctgtctctctcctctgtatatatggggctctgtctctctctccctgggggGGGATgacgctctgtgtctctctctctctctctctctctctgggggggtgacgctctgtctctctctccctgggggGGGATgacgctctgtgtctctctctctctctctctctctgtctgtctctggggGGGTGacgctctgtctgtctgtctctgggGGGGTGacgctctgtctgtctgtctctgggGGGGTGacgctctgtctgtctgtctctgggGGGGTGacgctctgtctgtctgtctctgggGGGGTGacgctctgtctgtctgtctctgggGGGGTGacgctctgtctgtctgtctctgggGGGGTGacgctctgtctgtctgtctctgggGGGGTGacgctctgtctgtctgtctctgggGGGGTGacgctctgtctgtctgtctctgggGGGGTGacgctctgtctgtctgtctctgggGGGGTGAccgctctgtctgtctgtctctgggGGGGTGacgctctgtctgtctgtctctgggGGGGTGacgctctgtctgtctgtctctgggGGGGGTGacgctctgtctgtctgtctctgggGGGGTGacgctctgtctgtctgtctctgggGGGGTGacgctctgtctgtctgtctctgggggggtgactgtctgtctgtctctgggGGGGTGacgctctgtctgtctgtctctgggGGGGTGACGCTCTGTCTGGCTCTCGCTCTGGGGGGTGACGCGCTGTCTGGCTCTCGCTCTGGGGGGTGACGCGCTCGGGCTCTCGCTCTGGGGGGTGACGCGCTcgggctctgtgtgtgtctctctctctcgctctgccTCTCGCTCGCTCTGCCTCTCGCTCtcgctctgtgtgtgtctctctcgctctcgctctgtgtgtctctctctcgctctgtgtgtctctctctctctctctctcgctctgtgtgtctctctctctctctctcgctctgtgtgtctctctctctctctctcgctctgtgtgtctctctctctctctcgctctgtgtgtctctctctcgctctgtgtgtgtctctctctctctctctcgctctgtgtgtctctctctcgctctgtgtgtgtctctctctctctctctctcgctctgtgtgtgtctctctctctctctctctcgctctgtgtgtgtctctctctctctctctcgctctgtgtgtgtctctctctctctctctcgctctgtgtgtgtctctctctctctctctcgctctgtgtgtgtctctctctctctctctcgctctgtgtgtgtctctctctctctctcgctctgtgtgtgtctctctctctctctctcgctctgtgtgtgtctctctctctctctctcgctctgtgtgtgtctctctctctctctctcgctctgtgtgtgtctctctctctctctcgctctgtgtgtgtctctctctctctctctcgctctgtgtgtctctctctctctctctctctcgctctgtgtgtctctctctctctctctctctctctctctgtgtgtctctctctctctctctctctcgctctgtgtgtctctctctctctctctctctcgctctgtgtgtctctctctctctctctctctcgctctgtgtgtctctctctctctctctctctcgctctgtgtctctctctctctctctctctctctctctgtgtgtctctctctctctctctctctctctctgtgtgtctctctctctctctctctctcgctctgtgtgtctctctctctctctctctctcgctctgtgtgtctctctctctctctctctctctcgctctgtgtgtctctctctctctctctctctcgctctgtgtgtctctctctctctctctctctcgctctgtgtgtctctctctctctctctctctcgctctctctcgctctgtgtgtctctctctctctctctctctctctctctctcgctctgtgtgtctctctctctctctctctctctctctctctgtgtgtctctctctctctctctctctctctcgctctgtgtgtctctctctctctctctctctctctcgctctgtgtgtctctctctctctctctctctcgctctctctcgctctgtgtgtctctctctctcatctctctcgctctctcgctctgtgtgtcctctctctcctctctctctcgtctctctcgctctgtgtgtctctctctctctctctctctctctcgctctgtgtgtctctctctctctctctctctcgctctgtgtgtctctctctctctctctctctctctcgctcttgtgtgtctctctctctcctctctctctctctcgctcgtgtgtctctctctctctctctctctctctcgctctgtgtgtctctctctctctctctctctctctctcgctctgtgtgtctctctctctctctctctctctctcgctctgtgtgtctctctctctctcatctctctctctcctcggtgtgtctctctctctctctctctctcgcgctcggttgtgtctctctctctctctctctctctcgctctgtgtgtctctctctctctctctctctctctctcgctctgtgtgtctctctctctctctctctctctctctcgctctgtgtgtctctctctctctctctctctctctcgctctgtgtgtctctctctctctctctctctctctcgctctgtgtgtctctctctctctctctctctctcgctcgctctgtgtgtctctctctctctctctctctctctctcgctcgctctgtgtgtctctctctctctctctctctctctctctctctgtgtgtctctctctctctctctctctctctcgctcgctctgtgtgtctctctctctctctctctctcgctctgtgtgtctctctctctctctctctctcgctctgtgtgtctctctctctctctctctctcgctctgtgtgtctctctctctctctctctcgctctgtgtgtctctctctctctctctctctcgctctgtgtgtctctctctctctctctctctctcgctctgtgtgtctctctctctctctctctctctcgctctgtgtgtctctctctctctctctctctctctcgctctgtgtgtctctctctctctctctctctctcgctctgtgtgtctctctctctctctctctctctctcgctctgtgtgtctctctctctctctctctctctcgctctgtgtgtctctctctctctctctctctctcgctctgtgtgtctctctctctctctctctctctcgctctgtgtgtctctctctctctctctctctctcgctctgtgtgtctctctctctctctctctctctctctctgtgtgtctctctctctctctctctctctctcgctctgtgtgtctctctctctctctctctctctcgctctgtgtgtgtctctctctctctctctctctctctctctgtgtgtctctctctctctctctctctctcgctctgtgtgtgtctctctctctctctctctctcgctctgtgtgtctctctctctctctctctctctctcgctctgtgtgtctctctctctctctctctctctctcgctctgtgtgtctctctctctctctcgctctgtgtgtctctcgCTCTGGGGGGGTGACGCGCtcggtctctctctctcgctctgtgtgtgtctctcgcTCTGCCTCTCGCTCtcgctctgtgtgtgtctctctctctctctctctctctctctctctctctctctctctctctctcgctctgtgtgtgtctctctctctctctctctcgctctcgctctgtgtgtgtgtctctctctctctctctctctctctcgctctgtgtgtgtgtctctctctctctctctctctctctcgctctgtgtgtctctctatgGGGGGTGACTCTCTGTCTCCTCTCCACAGTCTGGAGCTGATAAAATCCTTTGAGGCTCCTGCTCCAATAAACTCTGCGTCTCTGCACCCGGAGAAGGAGTGTATAGTGGCCGGGGGCGATGACTTCAAGCTCTACAAGTATGACTACACCACGGGGGAGGAGTTAGGTGAGGACACACCCACATATCACCTGTCCTgaggacatccccccccccatatcacctgtCCTgaggacatccccccccccccccccatatcacctgtCCTgaggacatcccccccccccatatcacctgtCCTgaggacatccccccccccccatatcacctgtCCTgaggacatcccccccccccccatatcacctgtCCTGAggacatcccccccatatcacctgtCCTGaggacatcccccccccatatcacctgtCCTGaggacatccccccccatatcacctgtCCCgagaacatccccccccccatatcacctgtCCTGAgaacatcccccccatatcacctgtCCCgagaacatccccccccccccccatatcacctgtCCTGAggacatcccccccatatcacctgtCCTgagaacatcccccccccccccatatcacctgtCCTgagaacatcccccccccccatatcacctgtCCTgagaacatccccccccccatatcacctgtCCTgaggacatccccccccccatatcacctgtCCTGagaacatcccccccccatatcacctgtCCTgagaacatccccccccccccatatcacctgtccgagaacatccccccccccccatatcacctgtCCTGaggacatcccccccccatatcaccttcctgcgaacatccccccccccccatatcacctgtCCTGagaacatctcccccccccatatcacctgtCCTGagaacatcccccccccatatcacctgtCCTgagaacatccccccccccccatatcacctgtCCTGagaacatcccccccccatatcacctgtCCTgagaacatcccccccccccccatatcacctgtCCTGaggaccccccgcccccccatatcACCTGTGCTTATGTGACCCCCCGCCACCCCATATCACCTGTGCTTatgtgacccccctcctcctgcagagTCCTATAAGGGTCACTTTGGGCCGGTGCACTGTGTGCGCTTCAGTCCGGACGGGGAGCTGTACGCCAGCGGATCAGAGGACGGGACCCTGAGGTTGTGGCAGACTGCAGTGGGCAAGACCTACGGCCTGTGGAAGTGTGTGCTGCCAGGTACTGGGGGTCCGGGACCaccggggggggggctcctctatagctgatccctggagggaggggggggctcctctatagctgatccctggagggagggggggctcctctatagctgatccctggagggagggggggctcctctatagctgatccctggagggagggggggctcctctatagctgatccctggagggagggggggggctcctctatagctgatccctggagggaggggggggctcctctataaGCTGAtccctggagggaggggggggctcctctatagCTGATcccctggagggagggggggggctcctctatagctgatccctggagggagggggggctcctctatagctgatccctggagggaggggggggctcctctatagCTGATCccggagggaggggaggggggctcctcTATAGCTGATCcctggagggggagggagggggggctcctctatagCTTGAtccctggagggagggggagggggggctcctctatagctgatccctggagggaggggggggctcctctatagctgatccctggagggaggggggggctcctctatagCTGATCcctggagggggagggaggggggggctcctctatagCTGATCcctggagggggagggaggggggggctcctctatagCTGATCcctggagggggagggagggggggctcctctatagctgatccctggagggaggggggggggctcctctatagctgatccctggagggaggggggggctcctctatagctgatccctggagggagggggggggctcctctatagctgatccctggagggagggggggctcctctatagCTGATccctgggagggggagggagggggggctcctctgtagctgatccctggaggggagggggggggggctcctctatagCTGATCCCtggaggggaagggagggggggctcctctatagctgatccctggagggagggggggggctcctctatagctgatccctggagggagggggagggggggctcctctatagctgatccctggagggagggggggctcctctatagctgatccctggagggagggggaggggggggctcctctatagCTGATCcctggagggggagggagggggggggctcctctatagctgatccctggagggagggggggggctcctctatagCTGATtccctggaggaggggggggctcctctatagctgatccctggggggagggagggggggggggctcctctatagctgatccctggaggggggggggtggggggctcctcTATAGCTGATCcctgggggggggctcctctatagCTGATccctggagggggaggggggggggaggggggggttccTCTATAGCTGatcctggagggggggggagagaccccTGACGCCATCTATGCTGTCTCTCCCCCAGTGTGtaatctctctctgtctctctcacaGAGGAGCTGGTCTCGGAGACCCCTGACGCCATCTATGCTGTCTCGGGGGAGATGAAGGCCTGAGGTGAGCGGCTGTTGGATCTGGCAGACGTGAGGCGGTGGCGGCGGCTGTCGGGAAGTGGTCTCTTCCTGGAGTGAGGCGTCTCCATGGCGATGGCGGCTCAGCAGCAGTGTGGtggaggaggcaggagggagctggaggtgtatatacctgtaggagAGGATggatcctgcagggggcgctgagcATGGAGCGGCTGCTCTCTCCTCATCACATTCTCCATTGTAATGTTATGTATTTCAGTTCTATGAATAAACTCTGTACAAAGTCTCTGCTGTGTGGTCTCTATGGTGAGAGGGGTGTGGGCAtagaccgggcactgcccccatatagactgggcactgcctctgccccccccccccccgtattatagactgggcactgcccccatattatagaCTGGGCACTGCCTCTGCGCCCCCCCGTATTATAGACTGggcactgcccccatattatagactgggcactgcctctgcccgttcccaccccacccccgtgTTATAGATTGGGCACTGCctcaacaccccctcccccccgtgtTAATAGATTGGGCACTGCCtcaacacccccatccccccacgccgccccccccccccccccgtgttatagACTGGGCACTGCCTCTGCGCCCCCCAGTATTATAGACTGGGCACTGCCTCTGCGCCCCCCAGTATTATAGACTGGGCTCTGCCTCTGCGCCCCCCCGTATTATAGACTGGGCACTGCCTCTGCGCCCCCCGTATTATACACTGGCCATTGCCTctacccccccgtccccccccccccccgtgttatagACTGGGCACTGCCACCATATTATAGACTGGGCACTGCCTCTgcccgttcccccccccccccccccccgtgttatagATTGGGCACTGCCtcaacacccccatcccccccgtgtTATAGATTGGGCACTGCCtcaacacccccatccccccacgccgcccccccccccccccccccgtgttatagACTGGGCACTGcctctgtgccccccagtatTATAGACTGGGCACTGCCTCTGCGCCCCCCAGTATTATAGACTGGGCTCTGCCTCTGCGCCCCCCCGTATTATAGACTGGGCACTGCCTCTGCGCCCCCCCGTATTATACACTGGCCAttgcctctacccccccccccccccccccccccccgtgttatagACTGGGCACTGCCTCTGCGCCACCCCCACCCCGTATTATAGATTGGGCATGCCTCTGATCCCCCCCCGTATTATAGATTGGGCactgcctctgcccccccccccgtccgtaTTATAGACGGAGCACTGCCTCCACAGGCGGccgcccctcgtcagtgtggtgcaggattctggctggttggggcaatgacaaatcaaccaacaaaacacagtaatcactgaaccgagtgggacttgaggggctccgcggactcttgttttgcattagTAGTGGAACATGcctgatagacggcatccattactaagtagGAGTTtagagttaggctgcattcacacgttccgtacggaacacggacgtgaaatgctGCGCGGCTGATTCCTTA from Dendropsophus ebraccatus isolate aDenEbr1 chromosome 1, aDenEbr1.pat, whole genome shotgun sequence includes these protein-coding regions:
- the STRAP gene encoding serine-threonine kinase receptor-associated protein, giving the protein MAMRQTPLTCSGHTRPVVDLAFSGITPYGYFLISACKDGKPMLRQGDTGDWIGTFLGHKGAVWGATLNKNATKAATAAADFTAKVWDAVTGEELITLAHKHIVKSVDFTQDSNHLLTGGQDKLLRIYDLSKPEADPEQIGGHTSAIKKALWYNDDRQIISAADDKTVRLWDRVSMTEVKTLNFNLSVSSMEYIPEGETLLITYGRTISLYNTSSLELIKSFEAPAPINSASLHPEKECIVAGGDDFKLYKYDYTTGEELESYKGHFGPVHCVRFSPDGELYASGSEDGTLRLWQTAVGKTYGLWKCVLPEELVSETPDAIYAVSGEMKA